A stretch of the Deinococcus sp. Leaf326 genome encodes the following:
- a CDS encoding tripartite tricarboxylate transporter TctB family protein — translation MTEPHLSSPPPTRRGVSLPDLLVAVGILLLGAALLYGTSLIPFGINAVVGPRVFPLIVSIGTLLFGALLLFGALRGDRAEPAAEEDTDPDAAVTLANPAIILGGFLLGTLILQPLGFVLGTAVMYFSVAYAFGERRYGLMAFVALAVALVTYLLFTRGLDLNLPAGVLRGIL, via the coding sequence ATGACTGAACCTCACCTCTCTTCCCCCCCGCCCACGCGGCGCGGCGTGAGCCTGCCGGACCTGCTGGTGGCGGTGGGCATCCTGCTGCTGGGCGCCGCCCTGCTGTACGGCACCTCGCTGATTCCCTTCGGGATCAACGCGGTCGTGGGACCGCGCGTCTTCCCGCTGATCGTCAGCATCGGCACGCTGCTCTTCGGGGCGCTGCTGCTCTTCGGGGCACTGCGCGGTGACCGCGCCGAACCCGCCGCCGAGGAAGACACCGACCCCGACGCCGCCGTCACCCTCGCCAACCCGGCGATCATCCTGGGCGGCTTCCTGCTGGGCACCCTGATCCTGCAGCCGCTGGGCTTCGTCCTGGGCACGGCCGTCATGTACTTCAGCGTGGCCTACGCCTTCGGTGAGCGGAGGTACGGCCTGATGGCCTTCGTGGCCCTCGCCGTGGCGCTCGTCACCTACCTGCTGTTCACGCGCGGCCTGGACCTGAACCTGCCGGCCGGCGTGCTGAGAGGAATCCTGTAA